A window of the Tursiops truncatus isolate mTurTru1 chromosome 14, mTurTru1.mat.Y, whole genome shotgun sequence genome harbors these coding sequences:
- the IMMT gene encoding MICOS complex subunit MIC60 isoform X8: protein MLRACQLSGVTSTAQSCLCGKFVLRPLRPCRRYSTPGGSRLSPSKVAGAGILFVGGGIGGTILYAKWDSHFRKNVEKTIPYSDKLFEMVLGSPPYTVPLPKKPIQSGPLKTSSVSEAMKESKQPASQLQKQKGDASASTTGDTLSVPAPLVQHEESTETDHPETGEGKPKPATSVLLQEEASSTSVRERPPEEVAARLAQQEKQEQVKIECM from the exons aGTTGTCTTTGTGGGAAGTTTGTACTCCGTCCATTGCGACCATGCCGTAGATACTCCACTCCAGGCGGTTCTCG gtTGTCTCCTAGCAAAGTTGCTGGAGCTGGCATCTTATTTGTTGGTGGCGGTATCGGTGGCACTATCCTGTATGCCAAATGGGATTCCCATTTCCGGAAAAATGTAGAGAAAACCATACCTTACTCAGACAAGCTCTTTGAGATGGTTCTTGGTTCCCCACCGTATACTGTTCCATTGCCAAAGAAGCCG atTCAGTCTGGTCCACTAAAAACCTCTAGTGTATCTGAGGCAATGAAAGAATCTAAACAGCCTGCTTCACAGCTCCAGAAACAAAAGGGAGACGCTTCAGCTTCAACAACAG GTGACACACTGTCCGTCCCAGCGCCTTTGGTTCAGCATGAGGAATCTACAGAAACTGATCACCCTGAAACTGGTGAAGGAAAACCCAAGCCTGCAACTTCAG TTTTACTGCAAGAGGAAGCATCCTCAACTTCTGTAAGGGAGCGGCCACCTGAAGAAGTTGCAGCTCGGCTTGCGCAACAGGAGAAGCAAGAACAAGTTAAGATTGAGTGTATGTAA